Proteins encoded within one genomic window of Gloeobacter kilaueensis JS1:
- the ftsH gene encoding ATP-dependent zinc metalloprotease FtsH gives MNNKNWRNAGLYVLLAIVVISLASAFFSGQPQAQPELRYSEFLQQVDQGQVKQVQVNQENLTAQVVLKDDSKVRVNLPPGDKQFWNLMQKKGVEATPIQPSGNNFLFSALSSFFFPLLLLGGLFFLLRRAQGGPGNQAMNFGKSKARVQMEPQTKTTFTDVAGVEEAKLELQEVVDFLKNADRFTAVGAKIPKGVLLVGPPGTGKTLLAKAVAGEAGVPFFSISGSEFVEMFVGVGASRVRDLFEQAKKNAPCIVFIDEIDAVGRQRGAGLGGGNDEREQTLNQLLVEMDGFEGNTGIIIIAATNRPDVLDAALLRPGRFDRQVVVDRPDFKGRLEILKVHARGKTLGKDIDLEKIARRTPGFTGADLANLLNEAAILAARRNLSEISMDEVNDAVDRVLVGPEKKNRLMTEKRKRLVAYHEVGHALVGALLPEYDPVQKISIIPRGMAGGLTWFVPDEERADSGLYSRSYMINMMAVALGGRIAEELIYGEAEVTTGASNDLQQVAQVARNMVTRYGMSDKLGPVALGRQGGSMFLGRDIMTERDFSEKTAAVIDKEVRDLIDQAYDLARSILQRNRELMDRVTEVLVQKETVDAEELEQLIEASLSKATA, from the coding sequence GTGAATAACAAGAACTGGCGCAATGCAGGTCTTTACGTACTGCTGGCGATCGTCGTCATCTCGCTTGCCAGCGCTTTTTTCAGTGGTCAGCCCCAGGCTCAGCCCGAACTGCGCTACAGCGAGTTCCTGCAGCAGGTGGATCAAGGCCAGGTCAAGCAGGTGCAGGTCAATCAGGAGAACCTGACCGCCCAGGTGGTACTCAAGGATGACTCCAAGGTGCGGGTGAACCTGCCTCCGGGCGACAAGCAATTCTGGAATCTGATGCAGAAGAAGGGGGTCGAGGCGACGCCGATTCAGCCTAGCGGCAACAACTTCCTCTTCTCTGCCCTCAGCTCCTTCTTCTTCCCGCTGCTGCTTCTGGGCGGCCTGTTCTTTCTTTTGCGCCGCGCCCAGGGCGGTCCCGGCAACCAGGCGATGAACTTCGGCAAGTCGAAGGCCCGCGTGCAGATGGAGCCCCAGACCAAGACCACCTTCACCGACGTTGCGGGCGTCGAAGAAGCGAAGCTTGAGCTGCAGGAAGTCGTCGATTTTCTCAAGAACGCCGATCGCTTTACGGCGGTCGGGGCCAAGATTCCCAAGGGCGTGCTCCTCGTCGGTCCTCCCGGCACCGGCAAGACGCTGCTCGCCAAGGCAGTGGCCGGTGAGGCGGGGGTACCGTTCTTCTCGATCTCTGGTTCTGAATTTGTCGAGATGTTCGTGGGCGTCGGTGCCAGCCGGGTGCGCGATCTCTTCGAGCAGGCCAAGAAAAATGCCCCCTGCATCGTATTTATCGACGAAATCGATGCCGTAGGCCGCCAGCGCGGTGCCGGCCTCGGTGGCGGCAACGACGAGCGCGAGCAGACCCTCAACCAGTTACTGGTCGAGATGGACGGTTTCGAGGGCAACACTGGCATCATCATCATCGCCGCCACCAACCGCCCCGACGTCCTCGACGCGGCCCTGCTCAGGCCCGGTCGCTTCGATCGGCAGGTGGTCGTCGATCGGCCCGACTTCAAGGGCCGCCTGGAGATTCTCAAAGTCCACGCGCGCGGCAAGACCCTGGGCAAGGACATCGACCTCGAGAAGATTGCCCGTCGCACCCCCGGCTTTACCGGCGCGGATCTGGCGAACCTGCTCAACGAGGCCGCCATCCTCGCCGCCCGCCGCAACCTCTCCGAGATCTCGATGGACGAGGTCAACGACGCCGTCGATCGCGTCCTGGTCGGCCCCGAAAAGAAAAATCGTCTGATGACCGAAAAGCGCAAGCGGCTGGTAGCCTACCACGAGGTCGGTCACGCCCTGGTCGGTGCGCTTTTGCCCGAGTACGATCCGGTCCAGAAGATTTCGATCATCCCCCGTGGCATGGCCGGTGGCCTCACCTGGTTTGTGCCCGACGAAGAGCGCGCTGATTCCGGCCTTTATAGCCGCTCCTACATGATCAACATGATGGCGGTCGCCCTCGGTGGCCGAATCGCCGAGGAGTTGATCTACGGCGAGGCGGAGGTGACGACCGGAGCCTCCAACGACCTCCAGCAGGTGGCCCAGGTCGCCCGCAACATGGTCACCCGCTACGGCATGAGCGACAAGCTCGGTCCTGTGGCCCTGGGCCGCCAGGGCGGCAGCATGTTCCTGGGCCGCGACATCATGACCGAGCGCGACTTCTCCGAAAAGACAGCCGCTGTGATCGACAAAGAAGTGCGCGACCTCATCGACCAGGCTTACGACCTGGCGCGGAGCATCCTGCAGCGCAACCGCGAGCTGATGGACCGGGTGACCGAGGTGCTCGTTCAAAAAGAGACGGTCGACGCCGAAGAACTCGAGCAGTTGATCGAGGCCAGCCTCAGCAAGGCCACCGCCTGA
- the petB gene encoding cytochrome b6, with amino-acid sequence MSKVYDWFQERLEVQALADDITSKYVPPHVNIFYCLGGVTLICFLIQFATGFAMTYYYKPTVAEAFSSVNYIMNEVSFGWLIRSIHRWSASMMVLAMILHVCRVYLTGGFKRPRELTWVTGVLLACLTVSFGVTGYSLPWDQVGYWAVKIVTQVPSAIPVVGDLIVQFLRGGAGVGQETLTRFYSAHTFVLPWLTVVFMLMHFLMIRKQGISGPL; translated from the coding sequence ATGAGCAAGGTGTATGACTGGTTCCAGGAGCGCCTCGAAGTTCAAGCGCTCGCGGACGACATCACAAGCAAGTACGTCCCTCCCCACGTGAACATCTTCTACTGCCTGGGCGGGGTGACGCTGATTTGCTTTTTGATCCAATTCGCCACCGGCTTTGCGATGACCTACTACTATAAGCCGACGGTGGCCGAGGCGTTCAGCTCGGTCAACTACATCATGAACGAGGTGAGCTTCGGCTGGCTGATTCGCTCGATCCATCGCTGGTCGGCTTCGATGATGGTGCTGGCGATGATCCTGCACGTCTGCCGGGTCTACCTGACGGGCGGCTTCAAGCGCCCGCGCGAGTTGACCTGGGTAACGGGTGTTCTGCTCGCTTGCCTCACGGTCAGCTTCGGTGTGACCGGCTACTCGCTGCCCTGGGATCAAGTAGGGTACTGGGCGGTCAAGATCGTCACCCAGGTGCCCTCGGCCATTCCGGTCGTAGGCGATCTGATCGTGCAGTTCCTGCGCGGCGGTGCCGGTGTCGGCCAGGAGACACTCACCCGTTTCTACAGCGCCCACACCTTTGTGCTACCCTGGCTGACAGTGGTTTTTATGTTGATGCACTTCTTGATGATTCGCAAGCAGGGCATCTCCGGTCCCCTGTAA
- a CDS encoding Rrf2 family transcriptional regulator produces the protein MKLTARGHYSVKALLDLAIHRAGPPQSIRQIALRQNISKHFLEQLLIILRQNGFVASVRGVQGGYLLARPPAQISLGAILRAVGDGIEPLSRQLRDDEQAEDWVTFALWDRLHRSVLAALDQVTLEDLYFDARSYQAAQNSDGQFIV, from the coding sequence ATGAAATTAACCGCCCGGGGCCATTACAGCGTTAAAGCGTTGCTGGATCTGGCGATCCACCGCGCCGGACCACCGCAGTCGATCCGCCAGATCGCCCTTCGTCAGAACATTTCTAAACATTTTCTTGAGCAATTACTCATTATTTTGCGACAAAACGGTTTCGTGGCTTCGGTGCGGGGAGTGCAGGGGGGCTATCTGCTCGCCCGGCCACCGGCGCAGATCAGCCTGGGGGCGATCCTCAGGGCCGTGGGCGATGGGATCGAGCCGTTGAGTCGGCAGTTGCGCGACGACGAGCAGGCGGAGGACTGGGTAACGTTTGCCCTCTGGGACCGGCTGCACCGCTCGGTGCTCGCTGCCCTCGATCAGGTGACGCTCGAAGATCTGTACTTTGATGCCCGCAGCTACCAGGCTGCCCAAAATAGCGATGGCCAGTTCATCGTCTAG
- the petD gene encoding cytochrome b6-f complex subunit IV, with product MPIKRPELDDPEIRELLEQGMGHNTYGEPFWPNDILIFGVVIFGTIASIVALAVLDPAKMGEPADPFLTPKHILPEWYFYPVFQMLRTVPNKLLGVVLMVAIPLGLALVPFIENVNKFQNPFRRPIATAVFLIGAVVTFYLGIGAMIPDIGKSLTLGLF from the coding sequence ATGCCGATTAAGCGTCCCGAACTGGATGATCCTGAGATCCGCGAGCTGCTCGAACAGGGCATGGGCCACAACACCTACGGTGAGCCTTTCTGGCCCAACGACATCCTGATTTTTGGCGTCGTGATCTTCGGTACGATCGCAAGCATCGTTGCCCTGGCCGTCCTCGACCCGGCCAAGATGGGCGAGCCTGCCGATCCGTTCTTGACACCCAAGCACATCCTGCCGGAGTGGTACTTCTACCCGGTCTTCCAGATGCTGCGCACGGTGCCCAACAAGCTTCTGGGTGTCGTCTTGATGGTCGCGATTCCGCTCGGCCTGGCGCTCGTGCCTTTCATCGAGAACGTCAACAAGTTCCAGAACCCGTTCCGCCGCCCGATCGCCACCGCCGTCTTTTTGATTGGCGCAGTGGTCACCTTCTATCTGGGCATCGGAGCGATGATTCCTGACATCGGCAAGTCCCTCACCCTGGGACTGTTCTAA